One window of the Cryptomeria japonica chromosome 7, Sugi_1.0, whole genome shotgun sequence genome contains the following:
- the LOC131057435 gene encoding uncharacterized protein LOC131057435 codes for MIQYRKTIKILKWIFQKHRNEPATRSSKDNGEGEMKTVASEKASNWIIYESGEMEDEHEEETDRRIVVGRNQQSYIAGLAGNLYGLKERMNTCGASFTINLNQLKDMGYVAECFTPSFRHCPLDNNTLLHQEREKANAMDNIRRCVTKIIGNKGLPNLKEKPRDENAEKKETHKSYIDKLRASRMGEIVKWQGTAKSTKVNRRWTILNRNKGSLKGTPSSEEYLLTCSSKMSKWNITNCSSSSSSSSSTSTSSSSFRVQSRMEMQVARSSVTRVAPNCSKDIWITSDSEYVVLEI; via the exons ATGATTCAGTATCGGAAAACAATTAAG ATCTTAAAATGGATTTTCCAGAAGCATCGCAACGAGCCAGCTACAAGGTCAAGTAAAGACAATGGTGAAG GAGAAATGAAGACTGTGGCATCTGAAAAGGCTTCGAATTGGATCATTTATGAATCGGGGGAGATGGAGGACGAGCATGAGGAAGAGACAGATAGAAGAATAGTTGTGGGAAGAAATCAGCAGAGCTATATTGCAGGACTGGCAGGGAATCTGTATGGATTGAAGGAGAGAATGAATACTTGTGGGGCCTCCTTTACCATCAACTTAAATCAACTCAAAGATATGGGCTATGTTGCTGAATGTTTTACTCCAAGCTTTCGCCACTGCCCATTGGACAATAATACTCTGCTTCATCAAGAACGTGAGAAAGCTAATGCAATGGACAACATAAGAAGATGTGTAACCAAGATTATCGGCAACAAAGGGTTACCCAACTTGAAGGAAAAACCAAGAGACGAGAACGCAGAGAAGAAAGAGACCCACAAAAGTTATATAGATAAGCTGAGAGCGTCTCGGATGGGGGAGATTGTGAAATGGCAGGGCACTGCTAAAAGCACCAAAGTTAACAGACGTTGGACG ATTTTGAACAGGAACAAAGGGTCATTGAAGGGCACCCCAAGCTCAGAGGAATATCTGTTGACATGCTCGAGTAAGATGAGCAAATGGAACATTACAAAttgttcttcttcctcctcctcctcctcctcgacttcaacttcttcttcttcgtTTCGAGTTCAGAGTAGAATGGAGATGCAAGTGGCCCGCAGCTCGGTGACTCGTGTTGCCCCCAATTGCAGTAAAGATATTTGGATTACTTCCGACTCTGAAT ATGTTGTTTTGGAGATATGA